TCATCGGCCCTGTTGGGAATTCTCCTGTTATGTAGGAGGAGATAATCTGCAACATCCTTAAGCTTTTCAAATGCCTCATCGTTGTCCTTTATCATCGGCATGCCAGGGAAGTTGGCGGATGTCATGACGTAAACAGGAGTTTTCGACCAGTGGAAGAGTATATAGTGGGTTCCAGCGTAGGGAAGCATGACTCCAATTGTGTGGAGTCCTGGGGCAAGATTCTCAGGGAGTGGGAACGGCTCCTTCTTCCTCAATGCCACTATTGGCCTCCTGTAGCTCGTTAGCTCTTCCTCTTCCTCCTCGGTTACATAGGCGAATGTCTTAATCGTCTCCAAGTCCCTGGCCATTATCGCGAAGGGCTTCTGCGGCCTGAACAGCCTTTTCCTTAGCTCAGCGACAACGTCTTCCCTTGTAGCGTCACATGCCAGATGAATTCCACCGATTCCCTTTATCGCTACTATGTAGCCCCTATCTATCAGCTTTGCCGCTCTCCTTAGGGGGTCCCCAATTACCTCCTCTCCGGTAGAGGTGTAGAGTCTATAGCTCGGCCCACAGGTCGGACATGCAACTGGCTCCGCATGGTACCTTCTGTTTAATGGATCTTCATACTCGCTCCTGCAGAAGTCGCACATGGGAAATTCTCTCATCGCCGTGTTTTCCCTATCGTAAGGGAGATCCTCTATAATGGTAAACCTAGGCCCACAGTTGGTGCAGACTATAAACGGGTACATGAACCTCTTATCGTTTGGATCAAACAGCTCTCTTAAGCAGTCTTCACAGATCGCTATATCTGGGGGAATTATTGAATCTCCTTCTCCCTTCTTTTCCGTGGAGCTCTTTTCTATGTAGAATCTGCCAAAGCCCTGAATTGGGATTTCCTTTCTAATGACCTTTTCTATCTTAGCTAGGGGAGGTTTTTTCTTGTATAAATCTTCTAGAAATGCCTCAATATCTTCCTCTCTTCCTTCAACGACTATTTCAACTCCGGCATCTCCCAAATTCCTCACGTAACCCCTCAAGTTGTGAGCGTGAGCTATCCTGTACACGAAAGGTCTAAATCCTACAGCCTGAACTATTCCTTGAACGTGAATCCTGTATGCCTTCATCCTCTCCCCCGAATGTTTTACGAAATTAAAAGCTTTATACGTTTCTAAAACCAAAAGTTGGGAACGGGAGGGGAGTTTTCAACCATGGGTTTAGAACAGGGCTCCGTACTTGTAGAATATTGAGCACGTGCCTTCGTAGGAAACCATGCAGGGCCCTATGGGGTGCCTCGGGGTGCAGGTCTTGCCGAAGTGCGGGCACTGGGGAGGTAAAGCTAAACCCCTGAGGATCGCACCGCAGAGGCAACCCTTTTCCAAGTCAGGAAGCTTCGGAACTTCCGGATCGTAGTAAGTCCTTATCTCCAACTCCCTCCACTCCCTCCTGAGCTCAAGTCCGCTCTCTGGAATTATTCCCAGGGCCCTCCACTTTGCATCCTTAACCTCGAAGAATTTGTCAATTAACTCTTGGGCCTTGACGTTTCCCTCCCACTTCACGGCCCTCGTGTACTCGTTTAGTATCTTTGCCTCTCCCTTCTTAACCATCTTTATGAGTAGGAGTATTGCCAGTAGCATATCAACGGGCTCGAAACCGGCAACTACCTGGGGAATTCCATATTTTTCAGTTATATGAACCCATCCCTTAACGCCAATTATCGTGGAGACGTGCCCGGGGTCAATTAGCCCATGGAACCTTGTTCCCCCCTTTACCAAGGCTTCAACTGCTGGAGGCGTTAGCCTGTGAACCGAATAGATCTTAAAGTTCTCCAATCCCTCCTCCACAACGGCATTAAGCATTCCAGCGGCTGGAGCTGTTGTTGTCTCAAAGCCGGGTGAGAAGTGAACTACTAGCTTATCAGGATTCTCCTTGGCTATTTTGTAGGCATCGTAAATTGAGTAAACGACTCTAACATCGTAGCCTTCGCTCTTTAGATCGGCGAAGCTTCCCCTTGGTGTAGGAATTCTGTACATGTCTCCAAAAGTCGTCAAAATAATCCTCTCACCCTCTTCATAGGCTTGTTTCATAATCTCCATCATTTTTACTATGTCCTCTACTGGAGTTATACACACAGGACAGCCCGGTCCGCTCATTATTTTGACGTTCTCCGGCAGTAGTGATCTTATGCCTGCCCTTGTGACGGTATCCTCATGTGTTCCACAGACATGCATGAACCTTAGTTCCTCAAAACCTTTAGCTTCCTCATGTATCTTTCTGACTATCCTTTGGGCGATCTGCCTATCCCTGAATTTCTCAAGCATGACTATCCCTCCAGAGCTGAGAGAACTTCTTCCCACGCTTCAAGAATTTCCTTTGCTCTCTCCTCGTCGAGTTTCTCTATTGCAAAGCCAGTGTGAACTATCACGTAATCGCCAACCTTGATGTCTGGGAGTAGATCTAACCTTACTTCCCTTTTAATGCCCCCAAAATCCACTATTCCAACGTTACCCCTAATTTCCACGACTTTCCCAGGAACGGCCAAGCACATTCTTCCCACCTATTCTACCCTTCCCCGGCCGAACTTTTAGGTGTTTTTGGAACCTATGGTTCCCATCCAAAGGAAGTTTCAAATGAATCTCCAGAAGTTTCTGATGTAGAATTTTACCTCCCTTATCCAATCCTCTACTGGCGGGAGACTTCTTGAGGTTGCAAGACGGGTGTAGATTGTTCTTAAATATTCCTCAAGTACTTCTGAGTCTAAGCCAAGGGAAAATACGAGTTCCCACACCGTTTTATCTTGAGCCAATAGAAAGGCTATGTCGTTTTTAATTTTTACTAATCTTGGTGCCATATTATCCATCCACCATTTGACAAAACTTCTTTCATCTTGTTCCGAGAACCATACTGAACTTGTATAATCCATGTACACAAATCTTATCCCCTTCTGTAGGATCTCCTCCCAATTTTCCTGGAGGAATTTCGATGTTATTATGATATTCCCAAGCTTATAGGTGGGGAATACCCTGGGGGATTTACGTCTTACCTTTGACGAAGTTATTTTCTTTGGATTTTGACGTTTCTGAGGTTTAGCATTGCCTAAGCCAGACTCAATATCTGCCAAGATCTCATTAAAGTGCTTATCCAAGAAATCTAAAACATCTAAAAGCATGTTGCTATAATATGGACTCCAAAGTCTGTTCTTTATTCGTTTGAGTATCTCTGATTTTGGAAAGATTTTCCCAACGGTTCCTATGTAATCTAGAGCATGATGCAAAAATACGCATTTAACTCCATCCTCTCCATAGGCCCCGTAGGCTAAGTCCAAAAGAAAGTCAAGTTCCCACTTTCTTCTTCTCCCCCAGTCGTGGTGCAAAGGTGAAAATCCCGTTATTACCCCAATTTCTTGAAGGTATCGGATATGGACATTAAGATCAAGGTCATCTGCTTCAATATTTTTTGATATCCAGTTTTCAGGAAAATCTATAAGCTCATTGGTGCCATCTGCTACTTCTTCCGAAATACCCAACTTCCTACACCATTTTCTGTGGATCACCCATTTGGGCAATACAATCACCCCTACCCTACAATCCTCCTAATAGCCAAGAGCTCAAGCCTTCCCTGAGGTCTTAAAATTCCCTTCTTCGGATCTAAGAAGAGAATATTCTGCTTCACTAACCATCTTATTCCTGGGCTTACATCCTCTATCTTGATGAACTCGCTGTCCATAAAGCTTTTTAATATCCTTATAACTTCCCTGTAAATGATCCCGTTTTCCCTTTTGAGGTCATTCAGCTTAAATTTTATCCAATTCTCTCTTGTATCAAGTTCTCCCCTGCACCATTCTTCTAGGTTGTCCTTGTGAAGAGAAGCAAGTGTGAGATAGGAGGGCTTTCCCCCAAAGTGCCTGATGACTAATTCTATCTCTTCCCCCTTAAATCCAAGTTCTTCAAGGAATTCTCTCGCAGTATCCTCATCAAAATCATCTACCAAGAAGAATTCGGCCCTACCGTGGAGCATTGCTTCGCTGTACACCTTCTCAATGAAGAGAGAATCTGAGGTTATTGTGAAGACGTGGGCTAGGTGTAGTTCTTTCGTAAGTCCGACTAGGAGGTTGAAGAGTTCATAGAGTAGTGGTCCATTTATTTTGAGGTCTTCAACCTTCTGGAGCTCATCTAAGATTAGAATTGGAATTTTTCCACTTTTCCTAATCTTTTTCAAAGTCTCAATTATATAGGAAAAAGCGTTTTCGTGGTTCCCAATTACCTCTCTCAGCAGAGCTTTTGGAACTGGAATTCCGTGGATAATCCCAGGTAGATCCTCTACTATTGCTTTAACAACGTCCTTCTTGCCTCTGTGTATCGAGAACAGAATATTAAGGAAATCAGAAGGGCTGGATATAGCATGCCACCTGAGGTTTATATAGAATGGAACAAAATCCTCGGAAAGTCTCCTAGAAAATTCCATTAGTAGTGTTGTTTTGCCCGAGTTTATCGGGCCGTAAATGAAGAAGATTGTGTTTGGCTCGCTCTCAACGAAAGTTCTGAGGAGAGCCAGCTCTTTCTCCCTGTCGTAAAACATGAACATCCCAAAGAAATGTTCGCTCAAAAAATATAAAAATTTAAGCTCAAAGTCTAACGAAGTGCACTGAACAGGAGATACATGGGTCGAATGCTCTAACTATCTCCTCCAATTTTTTCTTCAAAGACTCCTCTGGCACTGATCCATACATCTTCTTAGCGTCTTCAAGTAAGCTAAGCTCCATCATCCCTTGATTAAATGCAGTCGGTGTGATCGTGTTCGACCACACGACTTTTCCATCTTCGATTCTATAGTGATGGACTAGAACTCCTCTGGGAGCTTCAACATATCCAATCCCTTCCCCGCTTTTTTCTTCCGGTTCCACAATGCCTTTTTCTATTCCCTCACTTGCTATTTTATTGCTGAGCTCAGCAACTCTCTCTAAAGCATAGACAAGCTCTATGGCTTGGGCTAAGTTGTTGTATATTACGTATCTGCTCTCAATTTTGTCTTTGTAGGTATCTAGCAGTCTCCCCGCTTCCCCCTGAATGTATTTTTCTTTCAATAATAACCTAGCCAATGCACCGACAAAAATAGGTTTGCCTTTGTAGTAGGTATGCTTTGCAAAGCTGTAGTTTACTGGAACTTCGTCAAGCTCTATATATTGAATTCTGTCTTCCCCAACT
This window of the Pyrococcus kukulkanii genome carries:
- the hypD gene encoding hydrogenase formation protein HypD, yielding MLEKFRDRQIAQRIVRKIHEEAKGFEELRFMHVCGTHEDTVTRAGIRSLLPENVKIMSGPGCPVCITPVEDIVKMMEIMKQAYEEGERIILTTFGDMYRIPTPRGSFADLKSEGYDVRVVYSIYDAYKIAKENPDKLVVHFSPGFETTTAPAAGMLNAVVEEGLENFKIYSVHRLTPPAVEALVKGGTRFHGLIDPGHVSTIIGVKGWVHITEKYGIPQVVAGFEPVDMLLAILLLIKMVKKGEAKILNEYTRAVKWEGNVKAQELIDKFFEVKDAKWRALGIIPESGLELRREWRELEIRTYYDPEVPKLPDLEKGCLCGAILRGLALPPQCPHFGKTCTPRHPIGPCMVSYEGTCSIFYKYGALF
- a CDS encoding HypC/HybG/HupF family hydrogenase formation chaperone, with the protein product MCLAVPGKVVEIRGNVGIVDFGGIKREVRLDLLPDIKVGDYVIVHTGFAIEKLDEERAKEILEAWEEVLSALEG
- a CDS encoding ATP-binding protein — translated: MFMFYDREKELALLRTFVESEPNTIFFIYGPINSGKTTLLMEFSRRLSEDFVPFYINLRWHAISSPSDFLNILFSIHRGKKDVVKAIVEDLPGIIHGIPVPKALLREVIGNHENAFSYIIETLKKIRKSGKIPILILDELQKVEDLKINGPLLYELFNLLVGLTKELHLAHVFTITSDSLFIEKVYSEAMLHGRAEFFLVDDFDEDTAREFLEELGFKGEEIELVIRHFGGKPSYLTLASLHKDNLEEWCRGELDTRENWIKFKLNDLKRENGIIYREVIRILKSFMDSEFIKIEDVSPGIRWLVKQNILFLDPKKGILRPQGRLELLAIRRIVG